From the genome of Lutzomyia longipalpis isolate SR_M1_2022 chromosome 2, ASM2433408v1, one region includes:
- the LOC129790247 gene encoding probable cytochrome P450 6a14, translating into MICISVILSAFTLVAIGYLWVKKQYRYFKDKGLPYIPPKFPLGNLRGVGKVKHSGVFIREVYEYIKRKDTLGGVFFFVRPVVVPTDLDLIKQVLVKDFQSFHDRGFYVNERDDPLSGHLIALSGQRWKNLRAKLTPTYTAKKLKMMHGTIAVIGQRFQECLEGYVGQDVEIGDIISRFTTDVIGSCAFGIECNSLKDPNTEFRTMAKKVSDVRGFKFFKRFLLTLFPNVGRALRMSSTPKDVSDFFMGSLREMIDMRERNNIKRDDFLELLMQIKNTGRLEGEDVDLGKMTFEELAAQTFVFFIAGYGTSAFTTTFVLYELALDQSAQDRARKELQQILEKHGEFSYEACMEMKYIDQIIKETLRLHPILPNLIRNLNQDYKIPERNLVFEKGSFFSIPVIGIHYDPEIYPDPYKFNPERFTEENSRNRHSCAWLPFGEGPRNCIGKRFGIIEVKIGLAMLLSKFKIKPTPKTPIPMQYDPAVTILTPKGGMWLKLEHI; encoded by the exons ATGATTTGCATATCAGTGATTTTGAGTGCTTTTACTCTCGTGGCAATTGGATATTTGTGGGTCAAGAAGCAGTATAGATATTTCAAGGATAAAGGATTACCCTACATACCACCAAAGTTTCCTCTGGGAAATCTCCGGGGAGTTGGAAAAGTAAAACATAGTGGAGTGTTTATTCGTGAAGTTTATGAATATATCAAAAGGAAAGATACCTTGGGCggagttttcttctttgtcCGACCTGTGGTTGTACCAACTGATTTGGATTTGATAAAGCAAGTTCTTGTTAAGGATTTTCAGAGCTTTCACGATCGCGGATTTTATGTCAATGAACGCGATGATCCACTTTCGGGGCATTTAATTGCCCTCTCTGGGCAAAGATGGAAGAATCTACGAGCTAAGCTTACGCCCACGTATACTGCTAAGAAATTGAAGATGATGCACGGGACAATTGCCGTAATTGGGCAGAGATTCCAGGAATGCCTAGAAGGTTACGTAGGGCAGGATGTTGAAATTGGAGACATTATAAGTCGATTTACAACGGATGTAATAGGAAGTTGTGCTTTTGGTATTGAATGCAATAGCCTAAAGGATCCTAATACGGAATTCCGGACGATGGCGAAGAAGGTGTCAGACGTGCGTGGCTTTAAGTTCTTCAAAAGATTCCTCTTGACACTTTTCCCCAATGTTGGACGGGCGCTTCGTATGAGCTCAACACCAAAGGATGTTTCGGACTTCTTTATGGGTAGCTTGAGGGAAATGATTGACATGAGGGAGAGGAATAACATCAAGAGGGATGATTTCCTTGAACTCCTCATGCAAATCAAGAACACCGGAAGGCTGGAAGGGGAAGATGTCGATCTGGGAAAAATGACTTTCGAAGAATTGGCAGCACAAACGTTTGTTTTCTTCATTGCTGGCTATGGAACATCTGCCTTTACCACAACTTTTGTTTTGTACGAACTGGCATTGGATCAATCAGCTCAAGATCGTGCTAGAAAAGAACTTCAGCAAATTCTTGAGAAgcatggagaattttcttacgAAGCTTGCATGGAAATGAAGTATATCGATCAAATtattaaag AAACTTTAAGGCTTCATCCAATCCTTCCAAACTTGATCAGAAATTTAAATCAAGACTACAAAATTCCTGAGAGGAATCTGGTCTTTGAGAAAGGAAGCTTCTTCAGCATTCCCGTCATTGGCATCCACTATGATCCCGAAATCTATCCTGATCCATATAAATTCAATCCTGAACGCTTCACAGAGGAGAACAGCAGAAATCGTCATTCCTGTGCATGGCTGCCATTTGGAGAAGGTCCACGGAATTGCATTGGAAAGAGATTCGGAATAATTGAAGTTAAAATTGGTCTTGCCATGCTGCTTAGCAAGTTCAAGATCAAACCAACCCCTAAGACACCTATTCCAATGCAATACGATCCTGCAGTCACCATCCTAACTCCAAAGGGGGGAATGTGGTTAAAACTTGAACACatttaa